The following proteins are co-located in the Chryseobacterium daecheongense genome:
- a CDS encoding ferritin, whose product MVSEKIAKLINEQIAHEQYAAQYYLSMSAWFSSKDLDGIANYFRVQSKEELMHADKMFDYLNDVGGEIIIGEIPKPPHEFDNATDIFEKALEHEKIVTKSIFNIVKNANDEGDFATTSFLQWFINEQVEEEASASQLVTKIKMVCDNPSALYLFDQELAQRVFVPAADA is encoded by the coding sequence ATGGTAAGCGAAAAAATTGCAAAATTAATCAACGAACAAATAGCCCACGAACAATATGCCGCACAATATTACCTTTCAATGTCTGCTTGGTTTTCAAGTAAGGATCTTGACGGGATTGCCAATTATTTCAGGGTTCAGAGTAAGGAAGAATTAATGCATGCAGATAAGATGTTTGATTATTTAAATGATGTAGGAGGAGAAATCATTATCGGAGAAATTCCAAAACCACCTCATGAGTTTGATAATGCAACAGATATTTTTGAAAAAGCACTTGAACACGAAAAAATAGTAACTAAAAGTATTTTCAATATTGTAAAGAATGCAAATGATGAGGGGGATTTTGCAACAACTTCTTTTTTACAGTGGTTTATTAATGAGCAGGTAGAGGAAGAGGCAAGCGCATCTCAATTGGTTACTAAAATCAAAATGGTTTGTGATAATCCTTCGGCATTATATCTTTTTGATCAGGAATTAGCTCAAAGAGTTTTTGTTCCTGCTGCAGATGCATAA